The genomic region AGAGCCGGGGTTGCCGGCGACAAGCCGCCACTCCCTGCTAAAAGTTTATATGCCTTTAAAACCGTCCGTGGCGAAGATTTTTCCTTCGGCATCTATAAAAATCGCTCCGAGAGGGGGAAGGTCTTTCATGGGCGGAAGCAGGGGAAGTCCGTTTTCAAGGACATCCAAAACATATTCTTCTCCCGAAACGCCGTTAAAAAGCCACATTCCCATCCCGTCGGAAACTCTGTCCTTTTTTTGCACGGTTTTTTGACCGAAGTCGACCGGAGGCTCATCATCCGACGCCGAATTGATCGCTGAATTTTTTGAATCGGCCGAGACCGCGTTTTTTACGATGCGGTCTATAAGCTGAAAACCTTTTTCTTTTCCTAAAATAAAAAGGCTCGTCGAAAGCGCGTCGGCCGCGATGCTTGATCTGCAAACGACGGAAACCGAAGTCAATTCATTGTTTTCAGGATAACCTGTTTTCGGATTTATGATATGATGATAGCGTACTCCGTCTTCAATAAAATAACGCTCATAGACTCCGCTTGTAACTACCGTAGATTCCGGCAAAGATAAGACGATCTTGGGTTCTCCTTCAGGATCATTCGGATTTTTTATTCCCACTCGCCACAAGCTCTTGTCCTTTTTTTGCCCCCAAACGTAGACGTTGCCTCCCAAGTCGATTACGGCGCACGCAACTTTTCGGTCTTTCAGTATGTGCGTTAGAGCGTCGGCGGCATAGCCTTTTACAATGCCTCCCAAATCCAGCCGCATTCCTTTTTCCGGCAAAAAAACCGTATTCCCGTCAATTTTTACGTTTTTCCACCCGACAAGTTTTAAAGCGCTGTCCAATTCTTCTTTTTCAGGAATCCGCTCGTATTCCGTGTTTATGCCCCAAAGTTTTACTACGGGACCGATCGTGGGATCGAAAGCGCCGTCGGTAATGCGCGAAAAGGCAAGAGCAACCTTTAAAACGGCAATTACTTCTTCCGAAACTTCTACGCCCGTAACACCCGCCGCGGCGTTTATTTTTTCTATTTCCGATGAAGGTTTTGTCGTGCTGAACAGGGCGTCAATGGAATGCAGGCGGGTGAAAAGTTCGTCATAAACGGCCTTTGTTCCGTCTTCATATGCGTTTATAGAACAGATCGTCCCGAAGATCAGCTCCGCTCGGGGCAATTCCACCCTCTTGCAGGAAAAACCGACGAACAAAAAAACCGCCGAAAACACTGCAAAAAGGACGTTATTTAAAACCGTAAAATGATTTTTTTTTATGATTCTCATATCTTTATGTGCAATTCGTCGAGCTGAGCCTTGTCGACAAAACTCGGACAGTCATCCATGGGACTTTGCGCCAAATTATTCTTGGGAAAGGCTATCACTTCCTTTATCGAATCGGCCTGGCACATAAGCATAGCAAGTCTGTCAAGACCGGGCGCTATTCCTCCGTGAGGCGGCGCGCCGAATTTAAATGCGTTTACAAGAAACCCGAACGCTTTTTCGGCACGGTCTTTGCTGTAACCGACTATTTTAAAAATTCTCTCCTGTAAAGAGGGATCGTTAATTCTCATTGAGCCGGAAGCGATTTCATAACCGTTCATAACCAGATCGTAAAGATCGCCTTTTACGCTCGCAGGATCGCTTTCCAAAACAGGCCAGTACTGTTTTTGCGGCAAGGTAAACATGTGATGTTCAGTGTCCCATTTGTTTTCCGTTTCGTTCCATGCGAAATACGGAAAATCTATGATCCATGCAAAATGGAATTTATCCGCGGGGTTGTATAAGTTGAGGTCTTTTCCAAGCTGGCTGCGCACGGCGCCGAGAGCGACACACGCCGTCTGCCATTTTTCATCCGAAACAAAAAGAATCAGATCTCCCTTTTTTGCTCCGAGCTTTAAAAGAATTTCTTTTTCTTTTCCCGCAAAAAATTTGCTTATGCCGCCTTCAAATTCCCCGTCGGAATTTACCTTAATCCATGCAAGCCCCTTAGCCTTATAGATCTTCGCTTTTTCTTCGAGGGCTTCTATCATCTTGCGGCTGTAATGTTCGGCTTGACCTTCCACTACCAAGGCTTTTATTGCGCTTCTTTTATGCCGCTCTACGCTTTTATCCGCTGCGGCTCCGCCGGCCTTAAACGCGTTAAAATCCGCCAACTTTGCCATAAAAGCGGCGTCCTGCATTTTAAGACCGAAACGCAGATCGGGTTTGTCGGTTCCGTAAACGTCAAAGGCGTCCTCCCATGTTATGCGGTCAAAACGAACGGGCAGCTCATAGTTCAGGACTTTTTTAAAGACATAATTCATAAGCCCTTCCGTCGTTTCAAGAACTTCTTCCCTGTCCGTAAAGCTCATTTCCATATCGATCTGAGTGAATTCCGGCTGGCGATCGCCTCTGGCGTCTTCGTCGCGGTAACATCTGGCTATCTGAAAATATTTGTCAAAGCCTGAAACCATGAGAAGCTGCTTATAAAGCTGCGGACTTTGCGGCAGCGAGTAAAATTTTCCGGGGTGTATGCGCGAAGGGACAAGGTAATCGCGAGCGCCTTCGGGCGTGGATTTTATAAAAGTCGGCGTTTCAATTTCATAAAAGCCTTTTTCATACAGGTAGTTCCGCACGGCCAGCGTCAATTTTGCGCGCAAGGCGATATTGTACTGCATGGGAGCGCGCCTGAGATCCAGATAACGGTAGCGCAAACGCAGGTCGTCGTTAGGCAAAACAACGGATCCGTCCTTTTGCCGCACTTCGTCAATAGAAAACGGCAATGGATCGCTAGCCGTAAAAATTTCGATTTCTTTTGCCTCGATCTCGATCTCTCCCGTTTCCATGTCGACGTTGACGTCTTTTTCAAAGCGGAGGCGAACCTTGCCTTCTACGGCAATGCAATATTCGCTCTTTAATTCCGCGGCGACTTTTTTAACTTCGGGCGGAGCGTCTACGTCCGCGACAATCTGTGTGATACCGTAGCGGTCGCGCAGCGTTATAAAAAAAATACCGCCCAGATCTCTGGTACGGTGAACCCATCCATTTAAAACAACCGTTTTTCCGGCGTCGGCTTTGCGAAGCTGACCGCAAGTGACTGTACGTTTTGTCGATTTCATGATGAAGTTATCTTA from Treponema parvum harbors:
- a CDS encoding FAD:protein FMN transferase; the encoded protein is MRIIKKNHFTVLNNVLFAVFSAVFLFVGFSCKRVELPRAELIFGTICSINAYEDGTKAVYDELFTRLHSIDALFSTTKPSSEIEKINAAAGVTGVEVSEEVIAVLKVALAFSRITDGAFDPTIGPVVKLWGINTEYERIPEKEELDSALKLVGWKNVKIDGNTVFLPEKGMRLDLGGIVKGYAADALTHILKDRKVACAVIDLGGNVYVWGQKKDKSLWRVGIKNPNDPEGEPKIVLSLPESTVVTSGVYERYFIEDGVRYHHIINPKTGYPENNELTSVSVVCRSSIAADALSTSLFILGKEKGFQLIDRIVKNAVSADSKNSAINSASDDEPPVDFGQKTVQKKDRVSDGMGMWLFNGVSGEEYVLDVLENGLPLLPPMKDLPPLGAIFIDAEGKIFATDGFKGI
- the aspS gene encoding aspartate--tRNA ligase; translated protein: MKSTKRTVTCGQLRKADAGKTVVLNGWVHRTRDLGGIFFITLRDRYGITQIVADVDAPPEVKKVAAELKSEYCIAVEGKVRLRFEKDVNVDMETGEIEIEAKEIEIFTASDPLPFSIDEVRQKDGSVVLPNDDLRLRYRYLDLRRAPMQYNIALRAKLTLAVRNYLYEKGFYEIETPTFIKSTPEGARDYLVPSRIHPGKFYSLPQSPQLYKQLLMVSGFDKYFQIARCYRDEDARGDRQPEFTQIDMEMSFTDREEVLETTEGLMNYVFKKVLNYELPVRFDRITWEDAFDVYGTDKPDLRFGLKMQDAAFMAKLADFNAFKAGGAAADKSVERHKRSAIKALVVEGQAEHYSRKMIEALEEKAKIYKAKGLAWIKVNSDGEFEGGISKFFAGKEKEILLKLGAKKGDLILFVSDEKWQTACVALGAVRSQLGKDLNLYNPADKFHFAWIIDFPYFAWNETENKWDTEHHMFTLPQKQYWPVLESDPASVKGDLYDLVMNGYEIASGSMRINDPSLQERIFKIVGYSKDRAEKAFGFLVNAFKFGAPPHGGIAPGLDRLAMLMCQADSIKEVIAFPKNNLAQSPMDDCPSFVDKAQLDELHIKI